One window of the Zea mays cultivar B73 chromosome 3, Zm-B73-REFERENCE-NAM-5.0, whole genome shotgun sequence genome contains the following:
- the LOC118476694 gene encoding uncharacterized protein — MASPLLPFFFLKPAGTSLYSLRAAAAMALPLFSMASSSSFTSLSHGVLLQSASLLPLGSFLQAGLLCQERLLHLTAAPFFFPSLCSLGCWQPGRDASAPSLYPTKQPARRSFFSMDAQNPSSEPPSSLFVVVPAGCSAKCAASHALQQLRPLPCVVSSFATAHLP; from the coding sequence ATGGCGTCCCCCctcctccccttcttcttcctcaagccAGCAGGCACCTCCCTCTACTCCCTGcgcgcagcagcagccatggcgcTGCCTCTCTTCTCCATGGCGAGTAGCAGCTCATTCACCTCTCTCTCCCATGGCGTGCTGCTCCAGTCGGCCTCCCTTCTCCCCCTCGGCTCCTTCCTCCAGGCCGGGCTCCTATGCCAGGAACGGCTGCTCCACTTGACCGCTGCTCCATTTTTTTTCCCCTCGCTCTGCTCTCTCGGCTGCTGGCAGCCAGGGCGCGACGCCTCTGCTCCTTCTCTCTACCCCACAAAACAGCCAGCGCGCAGGAGCTTCTTCTCCATGGACGCCCAGAATCCCAGCAGCGAGCCCCCTTCCTCGCTGTTCGTCGTGGTGCCCGCCGGCTGTTCGGCAAAATGCGCAGCAAGCCACGCACTGCAGCAGCTTCGTCCCTTGCCTTGCGTTGTGTCGAGCTTCGCTACTGCACATCTCCCATAA